Below is a genomic region from Lutra lutra chromosome 5, mLutLut1.2, whole genome shotgun sequence.
TAGGGGCTGAAGCATGGTAGATTAGAGGGACTGTCTCTTCCTCCCTGGGACTACCCTGGCCCTCTCCAGTCTCCACACCGGCATCCATCCATCTCCACCCAGGTCCTCATTGTCTTCTCTCCCCACCAGGGGGCTAGGCACACACAGTCAAACATgagttatttctgattttatttataatataaaaatgttcaagtGTCAACAGTCAGGTGTTTGGACATTTCAGGGCAGGGTTCCCATTTGTTTGgtgtattttttgattttttttttttttttaaacaattacctTTTTGACAAATTAGCAGTGGACCCAGttttgcgggggtggggaggacagggctGGAGAGGGAGTGGAAGTCGTAGGTGGCTTGGGGTCTGGAAGAAATGGTGTTACTTTATTGCTAAAAGGGGAATCAAATAACACTGTGGAGTGGCTCTTCTCGGTCCCAGCGTGACCATGCATCCAATCTAAAGAATCTGAAATGCAAAGGACATGCAGgcataaaatagaaaagacaacCTGTAAACGAAGGTGCTGCAGAGGACGGAAGGGCATCCTGGAGGCCACAGGGAGGAGGAGCCGGAAAGTTGGGGCCCTGGAAGAGCTGCCCCCTCCCTGGAGCCAGGACTGTCGGGAAGATCTCTGTCTCAGTGCCCCCTCCCTTAGCAGCTGTAAGGAACAGGGAGGCCCTCTCCCCATTCTGGTTGCTGTCGCTGGGCCTTAAGTCTCCCTCTGAATGTTACCTGACCCCAGCTCTAGCTCCAAGCCTAGATCCCTGCCTTCTCTTCACCGGGTCGGGGGACTCAAGATCTGCCTGGGGGCAAAGCTGCtactgttctcattttctttctcagggccagtcccctccccgcccccaccagcaCCCAGCAGCCTCTTCTTTGCCAGCTTCCTCTCACCCCTGCCAGCTTGGGATCCTACATtcccctaacccccaccccacaaccctTCTTCTCTCCAGGAGCCCCAGATTAGCGTACAGCAAAAGGCACCACAATATAGGTTTCTATTAAAGAGTCAAAAAATTGgcccatctctcttttttttttgttgtttcttttttttttttccgaagcTGTAAATCAGGATGTTACATATAAATAGTTTCCCTATAAAAACGTCTTTGCCGTTAGCTAGTATTATAAGAGAATTtttgctaaaatgaaaataaaacattttgttatacctttttccttttatagaaaataaaaatattttttatttcttttttttcctcctttttctctccaggCGGTGGTCTCTGTCCTCCTTAAAGACAGTGGGGCAGGCGAGGCggagggggcggcgggcggcgggggccCCTAGAGGGGCGCCGAGTCCTGCTTGCCCCGCGGGGGCGGCCCGCGGCTGTGTCTGCTGCTGGCCCGCGTGCTGTGGCTGTCCAGGGAGTAGTAAGTCCTGCTGTCGGCCGCCGGGCACAGGGGCGGCGAGTCCGAGCGCAGCGCGTCGTGAGGCCCGCGCAGGCCGAGAAAAGGCGTGCTCTCGGCCGCCAGCGCCCCGTCCGCGTCGTCGTCCGAGGCAGAAGCCGAGCCGCCACCCGAGCCGCTGCTCAGCGATAGCGAGTCCCGCGCCGCGCGTGCGCGCTGCGCCGCCAGCCCGTTGAGGCGCGAGCGGCGCCAGCGCCGGGGCCCCGCCGACGTCCTGCGGGACGCGCCGCGAGCGCGCGGCCGCGGCGGTGGCGGGGGCGCGCACTCCTGCGTGGTCTCGTACTCGTCGTCCTCCGGGATGCGGAAGGGGCTGGCGGGCAGGCTGCCCAGGCTGCCGCCCAGCGCGCAGGCCCCGCGCCGCGGCCCCGGCCCCGTCGCGGGGTAGTAGTAGCTGTCGTAGCTGCGCTGCATGTCCGCGCCCGGCCCGGGCCCCGGGCCGGGGGGCGCCGGCTGCCGCAGTAGCGGCTGCTGCTCCGCCAGGCGGTAGCTGATGGGCGCGGCCGGCGGCAGCGACACTGCGTGCGCCGAGTTGGGGGACGTGATCTCAAAAGTCGGCACCTGCGTGGCCAGCGAGTAGTGGAAGTCCACGGGAGAGAGGCGCGCGGGCGTGGTCAGTGCCGACACGTACctgcggggagaggcagaggcatgGGCGGGGGGCTACGGGGTGGGATGAAAGGGGTGGATTCCGACGGAAAGAAGCGGTCTTGCCTGGAACTCAGCGGCTAGGAATCATGGTGGCCCTCCTTACTGTCCTTAAGCAATTTCCTTAACCTCTACCAGGCTCAGTTGCCTTATCTTTTAAGTGGGGATAACCACAATGCTCATTCCATGGCATCGCTGGGATGATTCCATAAATGTATCAAATGGAATGCCAGTGCCTGCTTGGTGATCCTTTCCGAATGATCCTTCCGTGTGGGGGATGCCCATAGTCACCAGGATTCTGAATGGTTACTTTGGGTCAGGCTCAGATTGGGGCATTTTACTTGTACTATCTCATCTAACACAGCAATACTCCATAAGACCCTCAGATTAGTTCCATACTGCACATGAGGAAAACTGACTCAAAACATTTAAGTGACCTGCTAAGGGTTCACGAAACCaggaagtggtagagctgggatttgaaccgaTGCCAGGCAGGAACCAGGACTTACACTTCAGCGCTCTCAGAGTCCCCATTACTCTTTTTTTGTATCGCCTCACTTacctctccaccctccctcccacgtACATCCAATTAGCTACCATTCCCCAACTCCTGGAACACACCCTGTGCCCTGCTCTACCCCATTCAGGGCCTAGTTGTTCGCTCTGGTCATTATAGGACTCCAGGGCCCCTCCTTCACGGTATGCAGTTTTCCAGAGCAATCTTTTACCATCACTGTTTTGCTTAAGGAGGCCATTCCTGCTTACCCATTCAAGGCCCCCATTATAAGCAGAGCCCAGGGCCACTGCCATTTACCTGGCCCGGCCTACCTGTTCAGAGCCAGCTCCACTCTCCCTACAGCTCACCCAGGCTCCGGGCACCTCACTCACTAGCCGTGTTCTGAAAATGGATGCTGGAAAAGCTCAGAGTGCTTCCCTTGCCTGAAGTGCTCTTCTTGTCTCTACCTCCCAACCATTCAGAAGTCCTACTTCGACTGAAAACAACAGCTGCACCTAGTGTAGGTGGCAGAGGGCTCCGTGCATATGATCTCTGATGGCCTTCTCAGGAACCATGAATGGTAGGTACAGTTTTTCATGActtacagctgaggaaacaagGTACAGGGGTGACCAACCTCTCCAAATCACACAGGTGGTGGAGTTGGGCTTTGAAAGGTTGGTCTGAGAAACCTGGCTGCTTCCTAGAGCCTGGAGTCAGACTGGGTCTCTGCCCTGGTAGGATGGCCTGTGCTAAGCATGTTCCTTAGGTGGCTGTGGCTTGGAGTTCCTCCAGAGCAAGAACCAGGTGGGCCATCTTTGTGTCCCCAGGCAGGTCTGCTCAGCGAGGGCTAGCATGGAGTAGGCTAAGTTAGAGCAGGAGAacacttcctctccttctactccAGCTCTGAGTTCCAGTACTCAGTTCCAGTACTCTGAGTTCCAGAGTTCCCAGTACTCTGCaccttcctctgctctcttcccACAGATCCCACTTGCTAAGGGCCACTGGAGGGCAGAACAAGGTGGAGGGCTGGCCTCCTGTGACTCCTGGCATGGAGTCAGGGAAGAAGGGGAGTTTCCTGGTTCACACTCTATCCAGTGCTTGGAAACTCAATGGTGTCTTGATCCCTGGGCCTTGTTGCTGATATTGCCAGGGCCTGTAGTCTTTCTTGGCTTGTGCCCAGCCTGCACTGCTCAGTCTCCTTGCAGacagcctcccctcccaccctccaatCTGCTCCATTTTGGTGTCTTTCTGTTCCCGCTGGGCCATGGGACCTCTGGGTGACACCAGGGTAGAGTCACCATATGTTCTGGTTTGTCTGGAACAGCCTCTGTTTGTTCCTGATTTTCTAGTGCAATTAATTATTAACATCCCCTTCTACTTTGAAAAGTGTCTTAGTAGGACAATTAAACTAGACAGTCACTCCACACCAGGGTCCATTGGCTCAGCTGCAGTCCCAGTCTGTCATGAACATGCTGACGACCCTGAGCAGATCACTGAACCTCTCAGGGACCTTGGTGGCCAAGCTGAAATATAGACCTGAGAATCTTTGGAGTGTGTCTGAATTGCCGTAAGGGTCAGCCCTGGGCCAGTGGTGCCAGTTCTCTggccagggtggggcagagggcatGAGGCAGGAACTGACCTCTCACTGTGTGGGGAGTCACGCAGGGAGTCTACGGAGTCATGGTAAGGTGGCACGGCTGCCCCACGCCGCTCTTCCAGGCTGTAGGCTGCTGCCCGCCGTGCCCGGGCCTCCACACATGCCGGGCTGTTGCACTTGCTGGTGCCCACTGAAGACAGCATGATGCCTGACTGCGAGTCGGAGGTCAGGCTTTCGGAACGTTCCAGGCTCCACGTGTGGCTCTCATGCCTGGAGAAGGTGGGTGGAGGAGAGGTGAGGGATCAGGAAGGGGCAGGACAGCCCAGCAGGTGTGGTCCAAGGGCCCGCCCCCTCCCTGGTTCTTATTGCATTTCAGGCATCCTCAGCTCACCGCCCTTCTCCACTCTGAGCCAACGTGTCACACCATGATCtaggggggagggagggccaaGTGACCTGTGGATGGCTGGGCTGCCATGTGCACGagcctcttcttttcctctgtgcCACCATCCTCCCCCTAGCCTTGGCCCGGGGCTCCCTGTGGGGGATGCTTCCACTCCCATGGTCCTTGGCCACCTATGTCAGGAGCGCAGCCCTCGTGGCCAATACCTGGGGGCCCTGTCTAGTCCATGCCGCTCCCCAGGGAAGAAGGCCAACTATGGTATTTCTTGAGCTCCATGGACCTTTGTGCTTGGGCGGGCAGACCTCCCCACTCTAAAGGAATGGAAGCTACGGGGAACTAGGTTCATATGAGCAAACCCAAGAGAGGGCATCAAATAGGTGTGGGTGTTTGAATGAGGAGGCACTTAACGCCGGATAACGTGATGCCAGCACTCAGTGTCAGGTGGGAGCCCAGGGATGTTGTTGTTCCTCTGGGGTCAGTTTAGACTGGAAAAGGGAATCCGGGCCACTGAGGATCTGGATGAATGTTTGCTTGTGGGTTCTGGTCTGAGGTGCTCCACCTCCTGCCTCGGACTCTGACGGACCCTCAACACAGAGCCGAGCCTGGCTGGGGGGTTTCTCTGTGTGTCCCCAGGCAGACGTGCACCTGGCCGGTGCCCACCtgtggctggaggtgggggtggccGTGGAACAGTGGTGAGAAGGAGAACAGGAGTGGCTCCCAGAAAAGGTGGTCTCGGTTTCCCTCCTGATGACGTGGTCCGTGGCTGGCACGTTCTTGGAGATATACTGTAACAGACACAGTTGGGTGGGAGTTCGTGATAGGTTACTGGGTTGGCCTTCCTTcctggtggggatggggaagcGACACACTCAGTTTCAGGCTGGGGAGCGGTCCACTGGGTGAGGGACTTGGTGTTAGGGGAGCGAAGGCCCCAGCAAATCAATGCCTTGAGGAAGTGGGCAAAGCAAGGCCAGTCATCCTGGTGAGGCTAGGTAAGCAGGCAAGGCTGAACGTGGTGTGGGCCTGCTGCTGCCCTGCCTTGGCCTGGCAGGGCACAGGACAAGGCTGGCTCTCCAGTGAGGGCTCCAAGGGGGTTCTGGGAACACCACTCACATCTGCCATCTGGATCTCCTCGGGGTCCAGCCGGGGGTGGCTGGGCCCATTGGCTAAGCTCCGGTTCTGGTGGGCAGGGCACATGTTCTGCCGGAGGTGATTGTGCATCTGCTTCCGCTGTTTTCTGCATAGAAGAAGGGGGTGTTAGCCTGGCGTGCCCCCCACAGTGAGGATGACATTCCCAAGCTGGCCCCCCAGGGGAACTCTTCTAACCGCTGGCCCCATGATGCTGGGGCAGTCTCCTGCTACTGCTTTCAGCCAGGACACCACGCCCCTGCCGCCTCCACTGTCATCACCAGCTTCAATTTGGCAACACCTGAGCCCAGCGGTTCTGAGCTTTGGCTCTGCTGAGAGACTAGAACCCCACCGCTTCCTAGCTGTGTAATCCTGGGCCAGTTACTTACTCTTGCCACTTTGTACTTTCCTCATTGTAAACTGGGTGACCCCTAACCCAGTGCAAAGTCCACTGAGAATTAAGAGCTGATAAAATACTCAAGCACtggtccattcattcattcactcgctCTCTCCTGGgttcttactatgtgccagatactgttttGGAACAGAGAAGGCAATGGACACAATCCCTCCCTACCCTTATGGAACTCGAAGGCCAGTAGGGGAGGCAGATAATAGACACATAAACAAATTAATGAGCAAGGTACTTTCAGTCAAGTGCACCGAGGACAATCAGACACGGAGCTGTGGTCAGGGGCTTGTGGGACTACTTTACTGTGGCCATATTAAGTGCCCAGTACCTCTGTTCTGTAAAGATCAAGCCCAGTCAAGTCATTCCCCCATTAAACACCCTCCACGGGCTCTCGCTCACGGTCCTCTCTGCACCCCAGTGTACTGTTTCCTTTAGGGCtcgctcctgcccctccccagtgccGGCCTCCTCTGGCCTCTGTGGCTCTGCACGTGTATTCCGACTCCCCACTGGAACGCACTCAGCCTCCTCACCTGCCAGCTCCTGCTCTTCTCCCAGGCTCAGCCTAAAAGCTCCTTCCTCAGGGAAACCCTTCTTGGGCTCCAGCTGAGGTTAGGCACCCCTGAAATGTATCCCGTTACACTGGACAGCACTGGCCAAGAGCCTGGTGGAGGGCCTGGTAGCCAGCAGGCATTGAATGAAGTTTGTCCAAGAAATGCTTAAATGCACTGGTGGTTAGAATAGGGGTCCCCCCCCGTTCTTgatctcagttttcctttttggGCCCAGTCTCCTGTGGGCACTTTGACCCTTAACTCCCAAGGCTGGCAGGGCCTTAGATCCCACAGATAGGCAGagcaggagtcaagatggagggaCTCAGTACCCTAAATGGTGGTTATGCCCAGACCCTTGCTTTCCAGATAAGAATGGACAGGACGGACCTATCATTTTTTCTGTACTACATCACTCTCCAGATGTCATGAGCTCCCTTATCATTTACAGGATAAACCCAGGCCCCCTAGCTTGGGGTTCAGTGCCCTATGGTACCATCTGGTTTCCAGTCATCTCCTTAGACTCATGCCTCTCTTTTTGCTGACCCCAGGCCTTTGCTCCAATTAGTCTGGGCTTCTCATGCTCTAGGAAACCGATCCTTTCCAGCATTTGCCTGTCAGCTCCCACTATCCTCTGGGAACTGCCCTAGTCCCCTTTCTGcacccttcttcccttttcctgagGTTCTGCCCTCATGTTTCCTCTGCCGAGAGGTGACCTGGCCCCATCTTCTCTGTGTTCTGGCCTAGACCTCTCCCACGTGGGACTAGACAGTGCCTCCTGAGGTCTCTTTGGCCCCTGGGAATATAGCCTTCCTTTGTGTGTTTGCCTACCCCCAATACTGCCCCTGTGGTGCGCTCTTGACAGGCCAGATTCTCCTTCATATCTGTCCTGTACATGTGTCCTCCGAGGTACTACTAGGATTGTtcctactttatagatgaggactcAGGTCCATCAGTTTGCTCAGAGTCGTGGGACATGGGAGAGCTGAATTCGAACCCGGATCTGTGCTTTTGATGATTCTGTTCACTCCCCTGGGGCCAGTCTCTTCcaccctctctgctcctgcttcttGGCCTAGCCCTTTGGCCCTGCATCAGCTCAGAGGCCCCTGAAGAGGCTGTTGGGGCATAGGAGGGttagggggaggaagagagtcTGTCCTCACAAAGGCCATCCTGGAGGCACTGGCCAGAGAGTCTGACACTCACTTGGTCTTGCAGTAGGCGACAACGCAGACAATGCCCACCACCAGCAGAGCCACGCAGATGCCGGTGATAGTCAGGACCCTCTTCTGGTACAGCTCCTCAGCTtctgcagaggcagagaaagaggaggtgagggggcagggcaggaggcagaTCTGTGGGGACAGTAATGCAGAGacgccccccctccccacccccaaagcttCAGGCTCCCTCCAGTTCAGGGCCTCCCAGCACCTTTGCATCTCCTCCTTTTCCAGCTAGCCCCTCCCTCCTGAATTGCCTTCTGTTGTCCCAAAGTCTACCCATCTATGGATCTGGTCCCAAGGGACTACCCCTGAATTCACCTTCCCAAACCATACACCCTGCCCAGAGCACGTGAATGACAAATGCAGGCAGATGGGGGTGGATGGGATGGAGGTGAAATTCCAAATGCCACAGGGGAGGGCAACCCAGCTTGACAGCAACCTTGCCCTACTCCACAATGGCCTGGTGGCTTCAAAGAGCCTGGATGGGTGGGGGAGAGCTGTTCTTCACAGCAGTGTACCGTGGCCCCCAGGGCAAAGGCCTGGCTTGCTATTTCAGCTTTGCCAAGAAGCTGGAGAGGACTCGTCCTGGGCTGGTGACAAGACATCTGACCCAGAGAGTGGACCCAGGACAGATgccaggagcagggacagagcaGACCAGACCCAGAGAGTGGGGTATGGAGAGAAAGGCCTTGCTTTGTCCCTGGGCCTGGATAGCACATGGCCGTGGCCCACTCCAgcctttccctttgctttccaGAAGCCCACGAGAGGCAGCAGAACCCCTGGTGCCCTGTTTTCGAGGTGAAGCCCCCACCCTCTCTGAGGATCTGAGCTAGGCTGGGCTTCAGAACCCTCCAAAAAGAACCAACTATCTCCTCCACCTCCTACTTCTTGGTAGGGCAACCCCTGCCCTTCCAGAGCAGAGAAGaccaggaggaagaaaaggaaaaaggtgaCAGCAGCAGCCTAGAcacaccctgcccctccccacacctgccaGCTGGCCCCTCTGTgtggctccctctccccagcacagGGACACGTGGAGGCTAGACCCCAAGACCTAGGTAGAGCCCTGGGAAATGTTCCTAAGTTCCTGGGCTTGCAGCACCCCTTGCGTACATTCACCAGCAAACACTGGGAGTATAAACCCTCCAGACACACACCTTTCTCGGACTCTGCCTCTCTGTATGCAGACAGACGCCTTCACAAAGGTACACTTGCATGTGTCCGGAgaaacacacacgtacacacatacgATCATGCAGTCTTCAACAGCCCTCCACCTTGGACCCCCCCATCTCGGGGCTCTGTGGTCCATGTCCTGCCTCCAGTTTTCATCCCTGCTCACCCCCCAGTCCTCTCCAATGGGGCATCTGTCTCCATCACTGCCCCGAGACCACTCCGGTCCTGGTCACCGACAGCCTCCTACTGCCAGGTCCCCTGGTCATTTGCTTCCCTCCCAGGTGACTCCCCCTGTTGGGTCCACTCCCCCTGGGTGTCCTCCTCCCTCACTGGCTGACATGTTAAGTTGCTGTTGCCTACTCTTCTCTGTGGACCACAAGGTAGAAGGGGTTCTCAGgcttctttcctctgcctgccctctctcctctcatgatCGTACACAGCTCAGACTTTAAATGCCATCTGGATGCAGGTGACTCTCAACTTTGTATCTCCTGACCGGACTTCTCCCTGAGCTCCAGATTCCTCTGCCCAAGGGCCAAAGCCAAGCAGAAGTGCTGATTCCCCAGCCTCTTTCCAAAcctgctccctgcccttcccATTTCATCAGTGGCAGCATCCCCTCTCCTGTTGCTCAGGCCCCAGACCTTGGAATCACTGCCAATGGCTTTCTTCTCCGCACCGGCTCTGACACCTGGTGCTTCAGGTCATCTTCTCAATTCTGCCTCCCCAGTAGATTCTGGATTTGACCACTTCCACCACTTCTAGCTCAGTCCAGGGTGATGTCACCTCTCACCTGGACAGCTGGGCACCTTCTGGCTGGCTTCTCTGCTTTCACTCCTTCCCAGCCTGTCTCCCAACCCAGGCTGTTCTCTGCCCCAAAGCCAGCAGATCATCAACTCTTCTGCTGAAAACCCTCAACAGCCTCTCCCTGCAATTCGAATCCAGCCTACACATGCACCATAACCTTGCAGGCCTGGGTTATGGTCCCAGCCTGGCCTTTATATCTCATCATTGGTCTCGTCCCTATGTCTGCTATGCCTGGAGGTGCTGCCATTCCTTCCATGCACTGAATCAGGTGAGCCCACTCCACCCACTGTCACTAACTTGCCGTGTCCCCTCCTCAAACACTCTCCCCCAGTTTTTGGCAGGGCTGCCTACTTTCCATCAGGTTTTAACCCAGATGATAGCCTGTCACATGAGCCTTTCCTGGCCACTCAGCTAAGGTGACTGCTTCCCCAGCGAGGTACCCTCCCattaccttcttttatttttggtatgGCACTTATCACCACCTGTTATCTATCCTGTCTGTTGTCTGTCTCATCCTGTGTGAGCGCCAGGAGGGCAGGGGCGCTCAGATCACCAGTGTCTGGCAATTCTGGGGTTCAGTAGATGTTGGTTGAGCTGGCGCATGAAAGGACATCCTGGCTGCCATTACAGATGCAGACACACGCCTGGGCACCCTGCTGCTCACCTCCAAACCCTCGCAGTTGCACCTGCATGACGCTCACCCTTAAAGATGTCCCGCTGCACTCCTTCATGCACCGCGGGCCCTAACGAGAGGTGTGACATCCACCACCACTGTGCACATGCCCCGCAGGTTCACCTCACGCACCCTGCCATGACCACACACGCCATGCAGACTCAGCCCCTGTCCTCCTAGCCTGTCACTGTCCGCAGGCAGACACACTCTTCACAGACTTTAGCTCCATCTCCTGAGAAGAGCGGACAGGCACGAGGCTGTGAGGGAGCCGGGACCTCTCCAGTCCTGCCTCGGGAACAGGCTTCTCATACTGCAGGCTCTGCACTGCGTCTGGGGTCTGACCCCTCCgagccctgcctctctcctgctgtAACCTGTCTGGACTCTGAGGCCAGGTAGAGCCTCCCAGCACGGAGAGAGGACAGACTGACCCCTCCCCGTCCCTTCCCACTCAAGGTGTCTCccaggggccggggtggggggccggTAGCCAGAGGGAGGTAAGGTTCTGAGTCAAATAGCAGGAGGGCAAGCACCAGAGGCCAGCCCACCCTGGACCCTTGCTTGTCTTGCCTACAGGCGAAGAATATGTGTGCCATTGTGGAGACTGATCATGGAGGGGTGACAGCCTCAAGCAGATGGCAAAGCCTGGCAGACATacacagggcagggggcagagacaAATGGGTGCAATCGGCTGCCAGGGCAGTGCGGAATGAAAAGCAATGGAAATGGAAGTGGGAACAGGAAGGAGGATTAGAGTGGAACTGAAGAGGAGGCCTCTATGTACAACTCTCCAAGCCGGGATGCTGTGGCTTCCCAACACCCACTCTCTGGGCGCCTGGCTCTCGTCTGGCCAACCCAGCAGGCGGCACAGCCCAGGAGGCTGCTCCCCTGGGAGGCCCCCCAGGAATGGGCCTCAAGCCAGGGGACACTGCTGAACCTTGGGGTGTTCTGCTATTCTGGGCTTCTTGTCTCCCCCAAATCCATGTCGTTTAGGATCGGACATCTTGGTGGGGCCAGGGGAGATTTTTGGACTTATCCCTTTTCCGTGTTTTGGAAAGGAGACTCAACGGACAGCACACATGGTGGCAGAGGCTGTGGAGGGGGGCAGTGTGGATGGCACTGACGGATACATAGAGCTCCGTACCCTTTAGTTCAAATCCAAGGTGTTCTGGCAGTGCGGaagagaggagggtcagagaaggggagggacatAGGGACGGATACAGAAAGAGATGGGAgagcggggagggtgggggagggcgggagagagagagagaaaaagagagagagagagagaaacgttGGTCAGGACTCTTCAGACACCAGCAGCCAGCCTGTGAGGTGAAAGCAGGTTAGTGGCGTCCCCTCCCGGCCTCCTGAGCCCCTGCCCTGGCACCCAGTCCCCAGGAGCCCcgagggaggtggagagaagaaatGTTAGGGTCGGCAGGCAGGGCAGGTTCTTTAGAGATGAGTTGTGGGGTTAGTAcctggtggggaggcagaggcacaAGAGTCAGTTGGCAGATGTCCCCAGGGAGGAAAGGTGAGTGGGGGAGTCCCTGTCTTCCCCCGTCCCTGTAGCTCCAGCACCAGGCCTTCCACATTCTCACACCCCTGGAGACCACCTGCTCAGCCCCGAGCTCATTCATGGGGCACTTTTCTCTGTTCAGAACAAGGGAGTGGGGGGCCCAGAGTGGCCCTTGTCTGTGTCCTGCCCCCAAAGGTGTGGTTGGCCTACCCACCTACTGGGAGCCTTGGCATGGAGATTCCCGAGTTTATGGGGAGAGGAGGCTCTGGGCAGCAGGTCACTTCTCCACAGGACACCTCCAACACCCTAGAAGCCTCCAGGGCCTAGGCCTTGGGCTTTGAGCTTGATTCCACTACTTAGGAAAGCCAAATGCAACTTGTAGGAAGAGCCAGGTGGGTTCCGCTGTGGAACATGCGTGTGGGATGGTGGGCAGTTGCATTTTCTGAAGTGGGATCCTATTGTAAATGTGGACTTTCAGAGCTCCGTGAGGTGGGCACCCACACTGTGGAGGGACTAGATCAAAAGGCCCTGCCCAAGGGTCAACCCTGCACCAGATCCACTGCATCTTCAGGGATACCTGGCCTATCCACCTCCCAGTCTCGGTTACATTGAATCTCTGGGAACTCTGCCATTGGCTGTGCATCCCAGTCATCCCAGACAATGGGATCAGGGGCTCGGCTGGGAGCCCAGGAATCTCAACAGTGTTTCTGGAAAGCTCACCTACCATTCTCACGTGCCCCGCACCACTGTGCAGGCTCCAAGACTCAGTTTTGTCCCTCATGCGCTGTGTGCATGTGGGCGAgtctagcctcagtttcctcatctgtcaaaagTGGCTGTCCACAGTGAGAGGAAGACGTGAGCGGCCTGGACAGCAGGACACTCGGTGCGTGTATGGGAGCCTGGCCTACAGCCTCCCCGCGTGCAGTCAGCTCTCAAAATCCAGGGAGGCGATTGTGTTCTGATATTTCCCTCTCTAGAGGAAGGAGGATGTGGGGGCTATGAGCAGGAAGTCCTGTGCCATTCTTGCTGAGTCTCTGGGCCCAACTGACTAGTCGTGAGGAAAATGATCACCTGGAGAAGCGAGTGGGGTCCCAAAGCCATTGAAGAGTTTTCTtcggcttccctgctctgggaA
It encodes:
- the NRG2 gene encoding pro-neuregulin-2, membrane-bound isoform isoform X3, with the protein product MRQVCCSALPPPPLEKARCSSYSDSSSSSSSSSSSSSSSSSSSESSSRSSSSSSISSRPAAPPEPRPPQQPQPRSPAARRAAARSRAAAAGGMRRDPAPGFSMLLFGVSLACYSPSLKSVQDQAYKAPVVVEGKVQGLAPASGSSSNSTREPPSSNRVALVKVLDKWPLRSGGLQREQVISVGSCAPLERNQRYIFFLEPTEQPLVFKTAFAPIDTNGKNLKKEVGKILCTDCATRPKLKKMKSQTGQVGEKQSLKCEAAAGNPQPSYRWFKDGKELNRSRDIRIKYGNGRKNSRLQFNKVKVEDAGEYVCEAENILGKDTVRGRLHVNSVSTTLSSWSGHARKCNETAKSYCVNGGVCYYIEGINQLSCKCPVGYTGDRCQQFAMVNFSKAEELYQKRVLTITGICVALLVVGIVCVVAYCKTKKQRKQMHNHLRQNMCPAHQNRSLANGPSHPRLDPEEIQMADYISKNVPATDHVIRRETETTFSGSHSCSPSHHCSTATPTSSHRHESHTWSLERSESLTSDSQSGIMLSSVGTSKCNSPACVEARARRAAAYSLEERRGAAVPPYHDSVDSLRDSPHSERYVSALTTPARLSPVDFHYSLATQVPTFEITSPNSAHAVSLPPAAPISYRLAEQQPLLRQPAPPGPGPGPGADMQRSYDSYYYPATGPGPRRGACALGGSLGSLPASPFRIPEDDEYETTQECAPPPPPRPRARGASRRTSAGPRRWRRSRLNGLAAQRARAARDSLSLSSGSGGGSASASDDDADGALAAESTPFLGLRGPHDALRSDSPPLCPAADSRTYYSLDSHSTRASSRHSRGPPPRGKQDSAPL
- the NRG2 gene encoding pro-neuregulin-2, membrane-bound isoform isoform X1, which gives rise to MRQVCCSALPPPPLEKARCSSYSDSSSSSSSSSSSSSSSSSSERSSSSSSRSSSSSESSSRSSSRSSSSESSSRSSSSSSISSRPAAPPEPRPPQQPQPRSPAARRAAARSRAAAAGGMRRDPAPGFSMLLFGVSLACYSPSLKSVQDQAYKAPVVVEGKVQGLAPASGSSSNSTREPPSSNRVALVKVLDKWPLRSGGLQREQVISVGSCAPLERNQRYIFFLEPTEQPLVFKTAFAPIDTNGKNLKKEVGKILCTDCATRPKLKKMKSQTGQVGEKQSLKCEAAAGNPQPSYRWFKDGKELNRSRDIRIKYGNGRKNSRLQFNKVKVEDAGEYVCEAENILGKDTVRGRLHVNSVSTTLSSWSGHARKCNETAKSYCVNGGVCYYIEGINQLSCKCPVGYTGDRCQQFAMVNFSKHLGFELKEAEELYQKRVLTITGICVALLVVGIVCVVAYCKTKKQRKQMHNHLRQNMCPAHQNRSLANGPSHPRLDPEEIQMADYISKNVPATDHVIRRETETTFSGSHSCSPSHHCSTATPTSSHRHESHTWSLERSESLTSDSQSGIMLSSVGTSKCNSPACVEARARRAAAYSLEERRGAAVPPYHDSVDSLRDSPHSERYVSALTTPARLSPVDFHYSLATQVPTFEITSPNSAHAVSLPPAAPISYRLAEQQPLLRQPAPPGPGPGPGADMQRSYDSYYYPATGPGPRRGACALGGSLGSLPASPFRIPEDDEYETTQECAPPPPPRPRARGASRRTSAGPRRWRRSRLNGLAAQRARAARDSLSLSSGSGGGSASASDDDADGALAAESTPFLGLRGPHDALRSDSPPLCPAADSRTYYSLDSHSTRASSRHSRGPPPRGKQDSAPL